The following coding sequences are from one Sesamum indicum cultivar Zhongzhi No. 13 linkage group LG11, S_indicum_v1.0, whole genome shotgun sequence window:
- the LOC105174466 gene encoding laccase-17-like yields MGAISPSRMSFGVLFLLLAFCIFCEIALAQDGGITRHYKFNIQMAKVTRLCHTKSMVTVNGKFPGPRIVAREGDRLLIEVVNNVPNNISIHWHGIRQLRSGWADGPAYITQCPIQTGQSYVYNFTVVGQRGTLFWHAHISWLRSTVYGPLIILPKKGVPYPFAKPYKEVPIIFGEWYNGDPEAIINQAMQTGGGPNVSDAYTINGLPGPLYNCSSAKDTFKLKVKPGKTYLLRLINAALNEDLFFSIANHSLTVVEADAIYVKPFQSDIVLLTPGQTTNLLLETKSQSPSANFLMAVSPYVTGLATFDNSTAAGILEYEIPSKSHHGNKRLPLFKPTLPAVNDTSFATNFTSKIRSLASPQYPANVPQNVDKHFFFTVGLGTSPCDHQNKSSCQGPNGTRFSASVNNVSFVQPNTALLQAHHSGQSNGVYSPDFPISPLHWFNYTGTPPNNTMVSNGTKVVVLPFNTSVEVIMQDTSILGAESHPLHLHGFNFFVVGQGFGNFDPKQDPKNFNLVDPIERNTVGVPPGGWVAIRFLADNPGVWFMHCHLEIHTSWGLKMAWLVLDGKLPNQKLLPPPKDLPKC; encoded by the exons atgggagcAATTTCTCCATCAAGAATGTCGTTCGGGGTTCTCTTTTTGTTGCTagcattttgtattttctgcGAGATTGCACTAGCTCAAGATGGAGGAATCACCAGGCACTACAAGTTTAAC ATTCAAATGGCAAAAGTGACGCGACTGTGTCACACCAAGAGCATGGTTACGGTAAATGGTAAATTCCCCGGGCCTCGTATTGTCGCTAGGGAAGGTGACCGACTTCTTATTGAAGTGGTCAATAATGTTCCGAACAATATCTCCATCCACTG GCATGGAATTAGACAGCTTCGCAGTGGATGGGCTGATGGACCAGCATATATCACACAGTGCCCCATTCAAACTGGTCAAAGTTATGTATATAACTTCACTGTGGTTGGGCAAAGGGGAACACTATTTTGGCATGCACATATCTCCTGGCTGAGGTCAACTGTTTATGGTCCTCTAATCATTCTACCCAAGAAAGGAGTCCCTTATCCATTTGCCAAACCCTATAAGGAAGTTCCAATTATCTTTG GAGAATGGTACAATGGAGACCCTGAGGCCATAATCAACCAAGCCATGCAAACAGGTGGAGGGCCAAATGTCTCCGATGCCTATACCATCAATGGACTTCCAGGTCCATTATATAACTGCTCATCAGCCAAAG ATACTTTCAAGCTGAAGGTGAAACCTGGGAAGACTTATCTCCTCCGACTGATTAACGCAGCACTCAATGAAGATCTCTTCTTTAGCATTGCAAACCATTCCCTAACAGTTGTGGAAGCTGATGCGATCTATGTAAAGCCTTTCCAGTCTGATATAGTTCTACTTACCCCTGGACAGACCACAAATCTTCTCCTGGAGACTAAGTCCCAATCCCCAAGCGCCAATTTCTTGATGGCAGTTAGTCCCTATGTGACAGGTTTAGCCACATTCGATAATTCCACTGCCGCTGGTATTCTTGAATATGAAATCCCATCAAAATCTCACCACGGAAACAAAAGACTTCCACTCTTCAAACCAACTCTACCAGCTGTAAATGACACATCTTTTGCAACAAATTTCACAAGCAAAATTCGTAGTTTAGCAAGCCCTCAATACCCTGCCAATGTTCCCCAGAACGTCGACAAGCATTTCTTCTTCACGGTCGGGCTTGGAACTAGCCCGTGTGATCATCAAAACAAAAGCAGCTGCCAGGGTCCTAATGGAACAAGATTCTCAGCATCCGTGAACAACGTATCATTTGTACAGCCAAACACGGCGCTCCTCCAAGCACACCATTCAGGGCAATCAAACGGCGTCTACAGCCCTGATTTTCCAATCAGTCCACTTCACTGGTTTAATTACACCGGAACCCCGCCAAACAACACAATGGTGAGCAACGGGACAAAAGTCGTGGTTTTGCCTTTCAACACGAGCGTGGAGGTGATCATGCAGGATACAAGCATTCTTGGGGCTGAGAGCCACCCCCTCCATCTCCATGGCTTCAATTTCTTTGTCGTGGGACAAGGTTTTGGGAACTTTGACCCCAAACAAGACCCTAAGAATTTCAATCTGGTTGACCCGATTGAAAGAAACACGGTGGGGGTGCCACCGGGGGGTTGGGTTGCTATCAGATTCTTGGCGGATAATCCAG GGGTATGGTTTATGCATTGCCACCTTGAAATACACACGAGCTGGGGACTAAAGATGGCCTGGTTGGTTTTGGATGGAAAGCTTCCCAATCAAAAGCTGCTCCCCCCACCGAAGGATCTTCCTAAATGCTGA
- the LOC105174467 gene encoding laccase-17: MGTASHHLLVSMGFFVAFMALCLLPQPVQAATRHYHFNIKMQNVTRLCHTKSIVTVNGQFPGPRVVAREGDRLLIKVTNHVSNNITIHWHGIRQLRSGWADGPAYITQCPIQTGQSYVYNFTVVGQRGTLFWHAHISWLRSTVYGPLIILPKKNVPYPFEKPYKEVPIIFGEWFNADTEAIISQALQTGGGPNVSDAYTINGLPGPLYNCSAKDTFKLKVKPGKTYLLRMINAALNDELFFSIANHSLTVVDADAIYVKPFETDTILITPGQTTNVLLKTKPKFPGATFLMTARPYVTGQGTFDNSTVAGILEYQAPLRHSALSMKKLPLYKPILPALNDTMFATNFSKKLRSLATPQFPANVPQKVDKQFFFTVGLGTHPCDKNRTCQGPNGTKFAAAVSNISFVQPTTALLQAHYTGQSSGVYSPDFPISPFHWFNYTGNPPNNTMVANGTKLMVLPFNTSVELVLQDTSILGAESHPLHLHGFNFFIVGQGFGNYDPNTDLKNFNLVDPIERNTVGVPAGGWVAIRFLADNPGVWFMHCHLEVHTSWGLKMAWLVLDGKLPNQKLLPPPADLPKC, translated from the exons ATGGGCACTGCCTCTCATCACTTACTTGTTTCCATGGGATTCTTTGTCGCGTTCATGGCATTGTGTCTGCTTCCTCAGCCTGTGCAGGCCGCCACCAGGCATTACCACTTCAAT ATCAAGATGCAAAACGTTACACGATTATGTCACACCAAAAGTATAGTCACCGTAAATGGGCAATTTCCTGGACCTCGCGTTGTGGCAAGGGAGGGCGACCGCCTACTTATAAAAGTCACTAACCATGTTTCCAACAATATTACCATCCATTG GCATGGCATTAGACAGCTTCGCAGCGGATGGGCAGATGGGCCAGCCTATATTACCCAGTGCCCCATACAAACTGGGCAGAGCTACGTGTATAATTTCACTGTGGTTGGCCAACGAGGAACCCTTTTCTGGCATGCACATATTTCGTGGCTAAGATCGACTGTTTATGGGCCTTTGATCATCCTTCCAAAGAAAAACGTACCTTATCCTTTTGAGAAACCCTACAAGGAAGTCCCCATCATATTTG GAGAATGGTTCAATGCAGATACGGAAGCCATAATCAGCCAAGCTTTACAGACAGGTGGAGGTCCAAACGTCTCCGACGCCTACACCATCAATGGGCTTCCGGGGCCGTTGTACAATTGCTCTGCCAAAG ATACGTTCAAGCTTAAGGTAAAGCCTGGAAAGACTTACCTCCTCCGCATGATCAACGCTGCACTGAATGATGAGCTTTTCTTTAGTATCGCAAATCACAGCCTTACAGTTGTTGATGCTGATGCGATTTATGTGAAACCCTTTGAGACCGACACAATTCTGATCACCCCTGGACAGACCACAAATGTTCTTCTTAAGACTAAACCAAAGTTCCCAGGTGCCACTTTCCTCATGACTGCTAGGCCCTATGTCACAGGTCAAGGCACTTTCGACAACTCCACTGTTGCTGGAATATTAGAATACCAAGCCCCACTTCGTCATTCTGCCCTCTCAATGAAAAAGCTACCCCTTTACAAGCCAATTCTGCCAGCTCTAAATGACACTATGTTCGCCACAAATTTCTCTAAAAAGCTGCGTAGCTTAGCCACTCCTCAGTTCCCTGCTAATGTTCCCCAAAAGGTAGATAAACAGTTCTTCTTCACAGTGGGATTGGGAACACACCCTTGTGATAAAAACCGAACCTGTCAGGGCCCGAATGGCACTAAATTTGCAGCAGCTGTCAGTAATATTTCGTTTGTGCAGCCCACAACAGCTCTCCTCCAAGCCCATTACACGGGCCAATCCAGCGGCGTTTACAGCCCAGATTTTCCAATCAGTCCATTCCACTGGTTCAACTACACTGGAAACCCTCCAAACAACACTATGGTGGCAAACGGGACAAAACTTATGGTTTTGCCCTTCAACACCAGTGTGGAGTTAGTCTTGCAGGATACCAGTATTCTTGGGGCTGAGAGCCATCCTCTCCATCTGCATGGATTCAATTTCTTCATCGTTGGACAAGGATTCGGCAACTATGATCCAAATACAGACCTGAAAAACTTCAATCTTGTTGACCCGATTGAGAGGAACACTGTTGGCGTGCCCGCCGGTGGATGGGTTGCTATTCGGTTCTTGGCGGATAATCCAG GTGTATGGTTCATGCACTGTCACCTGGAAGTCCACACGAGCTGGGGTTTGAAGATGGCATGGCTTGTGTTGGATGGAAAGCTTCCCAATCAAAAGCTCCTTCCTCCGCCTGCTGATCTTCCCAAATGCTGA
- the LOC105174468 gene encoding aspartic proteinase PCS1: MNIHSLFCVSAFFVTLQMRFFFSLAGPLLVSKSNATNVLVLPLKTQEIQSPPSKLPFTHNVTLTVSLAVGTPPQNVTMVLDTGSELSWLQCNTTQRDRPVFDPTRSLSYTPIACSSPTCTTQTQDFSIPASCDSKNLCHAILSYADASSSEGNLAMDNFTFSGSHFPGTIFGCMDSGFSSNSDEDSKTTGLMGMNRGSLSFVSQMGFKKFSYCISGSDFSGILLFGDSNFTWLLPLNYTPLIQISTPLPYFDRVAYTVQLEGIKVSQKLLQLPKSIFEPDHTGAGQTMVDSGTQFTFLLGPAYTALRNEFINQTASVLRVLEDPNFVFQGAFDLCFLIPINSSGLPELPPVSLVFRGAEITVSGERLLYRVPDEIRGNDSVHCFTFGNSDLLAIEAYIIGHHHQQNIWMEFDLEKSRIGVAKVRCDLAGQRFGIYH; encoded by the coding sequence ATGAACATCCACTCTCTATTCTGTGTCTCTGCCTTCTTTGTAACACTCCAAATGcgctttttcttttcattagcAGGACCATTGCTAGTATCTAAATCAAATGCGACTAATGTTCTAGTCTTGCCACTGAAAACCCAAGAAATTCAATCACCTCCAAGCAAGCTGCCCTTCACTCACAATGTCACTCTCACAGTTTCGCTGGCTGTAGGCACGCCGCCGCAGAATGTTACCATGGTCCTGGACACAGGCAGTGAGCTATCCTGGCTGCAATGCAACACTACCCAAAGGGACAGACCCGTTTTCGACCCTACCAGATCATTGTCTTACACTCCCATCGCTTGCTCTTCGCCTACGTGCACGACCCAAACCCAAGATTTCTCCATACCCGCTTCATGCGATTCCAAGAATCTCTGCCATGCCATCCTCTCGTATGCTGACGCCTCATCTTCGGAAGGAAATTTGGCTATggataattttaccttttCGGGTTCACACTTTCCGGGCACGATATTTGGGTGCATGGATTCGGGTTTTAGTAGCAATTCGGATGAGGATTCTAAGACTACCGGGTTGATGGGAATGAACCGAGGgtctctttcttttgtttctcaaaTGGGGTTCAAGAAATTCTCTTACTGCATATCGGGTTCGGACTTTTCGGGTATTTTGCTGTTTGGCGACTCGAATTTTACGTGGCTTTTGCCCTTGAATTACACCCCTTTGATCCAAATTTCCACCCCTTTGCCTTACTTTGATAGGGTAGCCTACACTGTCCAACTTGAGGGCATTAAGGTCTCGCAAAAGTTGTTGCAACTACCGAAGTCCATATTCGAACCCGATCACACTGGGGCGGGTCAAACCATGGTTGACTCCGGCACCCAGTTTACCTTCCTTCTCGGGCCGGCTTACACTGCATTGAGGAATGAGTTTATAAACCAAACAGCGAGTGTTTTACGGGTCCTGGAAGATCCAAATTTCGTGTTCCAAGGGGCGTTTGACTTGTGTTTTCTGATACCCATAAACTCGTCGGGATTACCCGAATTGCCACCAGTGAGTTTAGTATTCCGGGGCGCCGAGATAACAGTATCCGGAGAACGGTTGCTGTACCGGGTTCCAGATGAGATAAGGGGAAATGATTCAGTGCATTGCTTCACATTTGGGAACTCCGACCTGTTGGCCATCGAAGCATACATTATAGGGCATCACCATCAACAGAACATTTGGATGGAGTTTGATCTTGAAAAATCAAGGATAGGAGTTGCTAAAGTGCGATGCGATCTGGCAGGGCAAAGATTTGGTATTTATCACTAA
- the LOC105174469 gene encoding vacuolar amino acid transporter 1 has translation MQQLEKELGPDRAIEIETDDEENEAERVCHDLEYDTESDITGPCRGGLSSDCLDHDASTFWPQSYRRSMDMYTSMTPPSISYLKDNSFLASADKRSQTLDTESSLFKPLVSSTSVDTDFPSPIPVKESTICELTHSVSELPPTDQCSYTQSLLNAINALCGIGILSTPYALKEGGWFSILILCTLGTITCYTGILLKRCLESSPHLQTYPDIGQAAFGLRGRICIAAILYVELYSSCVEFLIMMSDNLAASFPNVQMDVAGIHLDSYQVCAIASTLVILPTVWLRNLSLLSFISAGGVVTLALVVLCLLWVGVATDVGFHPSGKALDYTKLPITIGIYSFCYGSHSVFPNIYSSMKEPSRFPSVLVISFLVAALLYAGVAVCGFLMFGEATNPQFTLNLPTNFVASDIAGWSVVLAPLTKFGLSITPVALGIEELLPAAQLRSHTMSVLVRTCLVVSTLVVALAVPYFGSLMALIGSLLVMLVSVILPCACYMRIDKGRLTKVQITGCYLIMTVGVICAIVGTYSAITRIADK, from the exons ATGCAGCAGCTGGAAAAAGAATTGGGACCGGACCGCGCGATTGAAATTGAAACGGATGATGAAGAGAACGAGGCTGAAAGGGTTTGCCATGATCTAGAGTACGATACTGAGTCTGATATTACAGGCCCCTGCCGAGGAGGCCTTTCTTCTGATTGCCTTGATCACGATGCTTCTACCTTTTGGCCTCAAAGTTACAG GCGGTCAATGGACATGTATACAAGCATGACACCTCCATCAATCAGCTATTTAAAAGACAACTCTTTCTTGGCTTCAGCAGACAAAAGATCGCAGACATTGGACACTGAATCTTCTCTATTTAAGCCCCTCGTATCATCAACAAGCGTAGACACAGATTTTCCCTCACCAATTCCTGTAAAGGAATCAACAATTTGTGAACTGACGCATTCTGTAAGTGAACTGCCACCAACCGACCAGTGTTCGTACACCCAGTCACTTCTGAACG CCATAAATGCTCTATGTGGCATTGGAATCCTATCAACCCCTTATGCCCTGAAAGAAGGGGGTTGGTTCAGTATCCTGATTCTCTGTACCTTGGGAACCATAACCTGCTACACTGGGATCTTATTGAAGAGATGTTTGGAGAGCTCCCCGCATCTCCAGACTTATCCAGATATTGGTCAGGCTGCTTTTGGCTTACGTGGTCGAATATGTATTGCC GCCATCCTGTATGTGGAACTATAT TCTTCATGTGTGGAATTCTTGATCATGATGAGTGATAACCTGGCTGCCTCTTTTCCAAATGTCCAAATGGATGTTGCTGGAATTCATCTCGACTCGTATCAAGTCTGTGCCATTGCTTCCACACTTGTTATTCTTCCTACAGTTTGGCTCAGAAATCTCAGTTTGCTTTCATTCATTTCAG cTGGTGGAGTGGTGACTTTGGCTCTTGTCGTGCTCTGCTTGTTGTGGGTTGGCGTGGCTACTGACGTTGGATTCCATCCTAGTGGAAAAGCATTGGACTATACAAAATTACCAATTACAATTGGTATATACAGCTTCTGCTACGGTAGCCATTCAGTCTTTCCAAACATCTATTCCTCCATGAAGGAGCCCTCCCGATTTCCTTCAGTTCTAGTTATCAG CTTTCTAGTTGCCGCTTTACTGTATGCTGGCGTAGCAGTGTGTGGGTTTTTGATGTTTGGTGAAGCCACAAACCCCCAGTTCACTTTAAATCTACCCACAAACTTTGTCGCTTCAGATATTGCTGGATGGTCTGTG GTTCTAGCCCCTCTGACAAAGTTTGGTTTGTCAATCACCCCTGTCGCATTGGGCATAGAAGAACTTTTGCCTGCGGCTCAGCTTAGATCTCACACTATGTCTGTACTCGTCAGGACGTGTCTCGTGGTTTCAACATTGGTTGTGGCTTTGGCAGTTCCATACTTCG GATCCTTGATGGCCCTAATTGGATCCTTACTTGTCATGCTAGTG TCTGTAATCTTACCATGTGCTTGCTACATGAGAATAGACAAAGGGAGACTAACAAAAGTTCAG ATTACAGGTTGCTACTTAATCATGACTGTGGGAGTTATTTGTGCCATTGTTGGCACGTATTCAGCAATCACAAGGATCGCTGACAAATAG
- the LOC105174470 gene encoding uncharacterized protein LOC105174470 — protein sequence MASIVQMQALFSTNSIKKPAPSLCSATTFLGSKFSQRQKTNDRKQLTVVAAAGDVSADGTTYLLVGACTVALLGTAFPALFSRKDLCPECDGAGFVRKSGSTLRANAARKDELQIVCARCNGLGKLNQIDK from the exons ATGGCGTCCATTGTTCAAATGCAAGCGCTGTTCTCTACGAATTCAATCAAGAAACCGGCTCCATCTCTCTGCAGCGCCACCACATTCTTGGGTTCAAAGTTTTCACAGCGGCAGAAAACTAATGACAGAAAGCAGCTGACGGTGGTTGCCGCCGCTGGAGATGTTTCAGCCGACGGAACCACCTATCTACTCGTGGGCGCATGCACAGTGGCCTTGCTTGGAACTGCTTTTCCAGCCCTGTTCTCTCGCAAAGACCT GTGCCCAGAATGTGATGGAGCAGGATTTGTGAGGAAATCAGGGTCGACCTTGAGGGCAAATGCGGCAAGGAAAGATGAGCTTCAAATCGTATGTGCCCGGTGCAACGGTCTTGGCAAGCTCAACCAAATTGACAAATAG
- the LOC105174471 gene encoding uncharacterized protein LOC105174471, with amino-acid sequence MAREGPNWDGLLKWSLSHSDGTNSSRNLSEEDRRWFMEAMQAQTVDVIKRMKEITLVMQTPEQVLESQGVTPQDIEDMLDELQEHVESIDMANDLHSIGGLVPLLGYLKNPHANIRAKAAEVVSTIVQNNPKSQQLVMEANGLEPLLSNFTSDPDVIVRTKALGAISSLIRHNKPAVAAFRLANGYAALRDALSSESARFQRKALNLIHYLLHENQADCGVVTELGFPRIFMHLASSEDADVREAALRGLLELARDKSGKADSSTIEEDDKMKQILQERIKGISEMSAEDLGAAREERQLVDSLWNVCYNEPSALRENGLLVLPGEDAPPPDVASQHFEPPLRAWGANRNPNTKPGNEKKEKQLLIGPAAPAGDAS; translated from the exons ATGGCAAGGGAGGGTCCAAATTGGGATGGCTTGCTTAAGTGGAGTCTCTCCCACTCAGATGGTACTAATTCTTCTCGTAATTTAAG TGAGGAGGATAGAAGATGGTTCATGGAGGCAATGCAAGCGCAGACAGTTGATGTTATTAAACGAATGAAAGAGATAACGCTTGTTATGCAGACCCCAGAGCAGGTTTTGGAGTCTCAGGGGGTAACTCCGCAAGATATTGAAG ATATGTTGGATGAGCTACAAGAACATGTGGAGTCTATTGATATGGCCAATG ATCTTCATTCTATTGGTGGCCTGGTTCCTCTCCTTGGCTACCTGAAGAATCCCCATGCTAACATCAGGGCAAAAGCTGCGGAGGTTGTTAGCACAATTGTCCAGAACAATCCCAAAAGTCAACAGTTGGTCATGGAAGCTAATGGTCTAGAACCccttttgtcaaattttacATCAGATCCTGATGTTATTGTTCGTACGAAAGCACTTGGTGCAATCTCAT CCCTCATCAGGCATAATAAGCCTGCAGTTGCTGCATTTCGCTTGGCAAATGGTTATGCTGCTTTAAGAGACGCGTTGAGTTCTGAGAGTGCGAGATTTCAGAG GAAAGCCCTTAACTTGATCCATTATTTACTTCATGAGAATCAGGCAGACTGTGGTGTTGTAACTGAGCTTGGATTTCCTCGCATTTTCATGCACCTTGCGTCAAGCGAGGATGCTGATGTACGTGAAGCTGCACTTAGGGGCCTTCTTGAGCTAGCTCGAGACAAGTCAGGCAAGGCTGATAGTAGTACAATTGAAGAAGATGATAAGATGAAGCAGATTCTACAAGAAAGGATTAAAGGGATAAGTGAGATGTCTGCTGAAGATCTGGGGGCTGCCAGAGAGGAAAGGCAACTTGTGGACTCCCTTTGGAACGTCTGCTACAATGAACCATCTGCACTTCGTGAGAATGGGCTTCTTGTTCTCCCCGGAGAAGATGCACCTCCACCAGATGTTGCGAGCCAGCATTTTGAGCCACCTCTGAGAGCTTGGGGTGCAAATAGAAATCCCAACACTAAACCAGGTaatgaaaagaaggaaaaacaattattaatagGTCCAGCAGCCCCTGCTGGTGATGCATCCTAA